One segment of Capnocytophaga sp. oral taxon 878 DNA contains the following:
- a CDS encoding M48 family metallopeptidase produces the protein MKKIILTAALSVATLGAVQAQKINLGKAVNAVSKGAQALTFSNEDAKKLSKESVDWMDAHNPVADKKSAYTKRLHRLFDKHKNEDGMELNYKVYEVVDINAFACADGSVRVFSSLMDLMTDNELLAIIGHEIGHVKNEDTKDAIKAAYTRAAVQEAGAAASGVVRKLSETELGEMANAMLDAKHSKKQESQADEYSYNFMKKHGYDVVAVYTAFKKLALLSSGEKQSNFQKMMSSHPDSDKRAEAAKKRAIKDGLWKEPGEVTLPTTPIK, from the coding sequence ATGAAAAAAATCATCTTAACAGCTGCACTTAGTGTAGCTACATTGGGTGCTGTACAAGCACAAAAAATCAACTTAGGTAAGGCTGTCAATGCTGTATCCAAAGGCGCTCAAGCCCTCACTTTTAGCAATGAAGACGCTAAAAAACTCTCTAAAGAGTCTGTGGACTGGATGGATGCGCATAACCCTGTTGCCGATAAAAAAAGTGCCTATACCAAACGCCTACATCGCTTGTTCGATAAACACAAGAATGAGGACGGTATGGAACTAAACTACAAAGTGTACGAAGTAGTCGATATTAACGCCTTCGCTTGTGCCGATGGTAGCGTACGTGTATTTTCATCTCTTATGGACTTAATGACCGATAATGAATTGCTCGCTATCATAGGTCACGAAATAGGACACGTAAAGAATGAGGATACTAAAGATGCTATCAAAGCTGCTTACACTCGTGCCGCTGTACAAGAAGCCGGAGCAGCAGCCTCAGGCGTCGTACGCAAGCTTAGCGAAACTGAATTGGGCGAAATGGCCAACGCAATGCTCGATGCTAAACACAGCAAAAAACAAGAATCTCAAGCCGATGAATACTCATACAACTTTATGAAAAAACACGGCTATGATGTAGTAGCTGTATATACCGCATTTAAAAAGTTGGCGCTGCTTTCATCTGGCGAAAAACAAAGTAACTTCCAAAAAATGATGAGTTCACACCCCGATAGCGATAAGCGTGCCGAAGCAGCTAAAAAACGTGCTATTAAAGACGGCCTATGGAAAGAACCAGGTGAAGTAACCTTACCTACAACCCCTATAAAATAA
- a CDS encoding GH25 family lysozyme, with the protein MRKRRRKNTTIHNNNTKKKHPVRNFFIVLFLLLIVGGISGGVYIRTYYPAIYQKILNKLRVKTNSTYENQRIERIIGLHYDKIFGIDLSHYQEREEILWDSLYIRHKNARYPIQFAVFRATMGNEATDKNFAHFFEEAKNHQLVRGAYHYYRPDEDPILQANSYLKNAKLEKGDLVPIIDVEQLPKTKSKEQFIADIQKWLDIVEKHYKRKPILYTYISFYEDYLYPTFKQYPLWVANYNNVSAPTSVFKWQMWQFTENGITAGAKVKIDLNIFNGNIVQLNECLLK; encoded by the coding sequence TTGAGAAAAAGAAGAAGAAAAAATACTACCATTCACAATAACAATACAAAGAAAAAACATCCTGTCAGGAACTTCTTTATAGTGCTCTTCCTACTCCTAATAGTAGGAGGAATAAGCGGTGGTGTGTATATCAGAACATACTACCCTGCTATTTACCAAAAAATACTGAACAAACTAAGAGTAAAAACCAATTCTACTTACGAAAATCAGCGCATCGAGCGCATTATAGGCCTACATTACGACAAAATATTTGGAATAGACCTCTCTCACTACCAAGAACGCGAAGAAATACTATGGGATAGCCTCTATATACGCCATAAAAACGCACGTTACCCTATCCAATTTGCAGTCTTTCGTGCCACAATGGGCAATGAAGCTACCGATAAGAATTTTGCTCACTTTTTTGAAGAAGCCAAAAACCACCAATTAGTACGCGGGGCTTACCATTACTACCGCCCCGACGAAGACCCTATACTTCAAGCCAATTCATACCTGAAGAACGCTAAGTTAGAAAAAGGCGACCTTGTCCCTATCATAGATGTAGAACAACTGCCCAAAACCAAAAGTAAAGAACAATTCATTGCCGATATACAAAAATGGTTAGATATAGTAGAAAAACACTACAAACGCAAGCCCATACTCTACACTTATATCAGCTTCTATGAAGATTATTTATATCCTACCTTTAAGCAATACCCACTTTGGGTAGCCAACTACAATAATGTATCAGCCCCTACATCAGTTTTTAAGTGGCAAATGTGGCAATTCACCGAAAATGGTATTACCGCAGGGGCTAAAGTAAAGATTGACCTTAACATTTTCAACGGAAATATAGTCCAACTAAATGAATGCTTGCTAAAATGA
- a CDS encoding 5-formyltetrahydrofolate cyclo-ligase, giving the protein MTKKELRNYYKQLRSALSEQEREAMSKKIVDNLQQLPIWEYSTYHIFLPIEKLHEINTHHLIAALKEQHKTIVVPVMHPESKSLTSVLLTSDSKLQTNTWGVPEPSEEVIIPDEKIDVIFVPLLAYDSTGNRIGYGGGYYDRFLAQCKPTTLKIGLSFFPPHPESFAAITHNTDIVLDSAVSPLAVSNFKN; this is encoded by the coding sequence ATGACCAAAAAAGAACTCAGAAACTACTACAAGCAGCTGCGCTCTGCTCTTTCCGAACAAGAGCGCGAGGCTATGAGCAAAAAAATAGTCGATAACCTACAACAGTTACCTATCTGGGAATACAGCACTTATCACATCTTCCTACCTATTGAAAAACTACACGAAATTAATACTCATCACCTTATAGCAGCATTAAAAGAGCAACACAAAACGATAGTAGTACCTGTAATGCACCCCGAAAGTAAAAGCCTTACTTCGGTACTACTCACCAGTGATAGTAAGCTGCAAACCAACACTTGGGGAGTACCCGAACCTAGCGAAGAGGTAATTATTCCCGATGAGAAAATAGACGTTATTTTTGTCCCCCTATTAGCTTATGATAGCACAGGTAACCGCATAGGCTATGGCGGTGGCTATTACGACCGCTTTTTAGCACAATGCAAGCCCACAACACTCAAAATAGGACTCTCTTTCTTCCCACCACATCCCGAAAGTTTTGCAGCTATCACACATAATACAGATATAGTTTTAGATAGTGCAGTAAGCCCTTTAGCAGTTAGCAATTTTAAAAATTAA
- the udk gene encoding uridine kinase: protein MLIIGITGGTGCGKTTVVNQIIKELSGEEVTVISQDSYYKDLSHLSFEQRTKINFDHPNSIDFDLLKSHLLALKAGNEIDSPTYSFVEHNRTAETIRLKPTKVVIVEGILIFSHPDIRELFDIKIFVHADSDERLIRRIKRDITERGRDIEEVLNRYQNTLKPMHLQFIEPTKEFADIIIPNNRRNTVAIDILKTLVHNRIFHR, encoded by the coding sequence ATGCTTATCATAGGAATTACAGGAGGAACAGGCTGTGGTAAAACCACTGTTGTAAATCAGATTATTAAAGAGCTTTCGGGCGAAGAGGTAACCGTTATTTCACAAGATTCATATTACAAAGACTTGAGTCACCTCAGCTTTGAACAACGTACAAAAATTAATTTTGACCATCCAAACTCTATTGATTTCGACCTATTAAAAAGTCATCTATTGGCACTCAAAGCAGGTAATGAAATTGATAGCCCTACTTACTCATTTGTAGAGCATAATCGCACTGCCGAAACCATACGCCTAAAACCCACTAAGGTAGTAATTGTCGAAGGGATTCTTATCTTCTCACATCCCGATATACGTGAGCTTTTTGATATTAAAATATTCGTTCACGCCGATTCCGACGAAAGACTCATACGCCGTATCAAACGCGATATCACTGAACGCGGCAGAGATATAGAAGAAGTACTAAACCGCTACCAGAATACACTCAAACCTATGCACCTTCAGTTTATTGAACCTACTAAAGAGTTCGCTGATATTATTATCCCCAATAACCGCCGCAATACCGTAGCTATTGATATACTCAAAACCCTTGTTCACAACCGTATTTTTCACCGATAA
- a CDS encoding septum formation initiator family protein — MKKLLAYLSVLKGYKLYLAILALFVIWMSFFDSTSLLTHYELNKERDKLNKQRQFLQREIEKDKKELEALYTEEGKEKLGREVYNLKHDNEEVFIIEYDTIN, encoded by the coding sequence ATGAAGAAATTACTTGCATATCTTTCAGTACTAAAAGGCTATAAGTTATACTTAGCTATCCTAGCTCTTTTTGTAATATGGATGTCCTTTTTTGATTCAACTTCTCTATTAACTCATTACGAGCTAAACAAGGAAAGAGACAAGCTTAATAAACAACGACAGTTCTTACAACGTGAAATTGAAAAAGATAAAAAAGAGTTGGAAGCTCTTTATACTGAAGAAGGCAAAGAAAAATTAGGACGTGAAGTTTATAACCTAAAACATGATAATGAAGAAGTTTTTATCATTGAGTATGACACTATAAATTAG
- a CDS encoding biotin--[acetyl-CoA-carboxylase] ligase yields MNLITLQTIDSTNRYLKDLIRTERSLPNYLTVFTPQQTAGVGQYGAKWQSEPYMNLTFSTLFIPSNLTVDRAFLLNMLVPITVLKTLKSYQDTADIHIKWPNDILVANKKVGGILIENVLQGQQLLKSVIGIGLNVNQTNFEGLPKASSLKVLWNKEIEVEQLLKAIVLNLEKELSTLSTTSFEAIYPIYKENLYRIEKVSTFRLPNGTLFMGIIKGVTSYGELVVETESSTQQFSVKEVELLY; encoded by the coding sequence ATGAATCTTATTACCCTACAAACTATAGATTCGACTAATAGATATCTTAAAGATCTTATTCGCACTGAGCGCTCTTTACCTAATTATCTTACTGTATTTACTCCACAGCAAACGGCAGGTGTAGGGCAATATGGAGCTAAGTGGCAAAGTGAGCCTTATATGAACCTCACTTTTAGTACGCTTTTTATACCCTCTAATCTAACTGTAGATAGGGCTTTTTTGCTAAATATGTTAGTGCCTATTACTGTGCTTAAAACTTTAAAATCTTATCAAGATACGGCTGATATACATATTAAATGGCCTAATGATATTCTTGTTGCTAATAAAAAAGTAGGGGGTATTCTTATTGAAAATGTATTGCAAGGGCAACAGCTTTTAAAAAGTGTAATAGGTATAGGTTTAAATGTGAACCAAACAAACTTTGAAGGGTTACCCAAAGCTTCATCACTTAAAGTGTTATGGAATAAAGAGATTGAGGTAGAACAGCTTCTTAAGGCTATCGTACTGAACTTAGAGAAAGAGTTATCTACGTTATCTACAACTTCGTTTGAGGCTATATATCCTATTTACAAAGAAAATTTATACAGAATAGAAAAAGTATCTACTTTTCGTTTGCCTAATGGTACTCTTTTTATGGGGATTATTAAGGGGGTAACTTCCTATGGTGAACTTGTAGTAGAAACTGAAAGTAGTACCCAGCAGTTTTCAGTTAAAGAGGTAGAATTGTTGTATTAA
- a CDS encoding MBOAT family protein has translation MNTSALVQWITDNFTFNPQHPMLFNSSLFLSLFLAFYFVYIFTRNHATFRTVYVTLFSLFFYYKAGGNYFVLLIISSLLDYYFANRIYKSQNQGWRKFFLAVSMVTNLGILGYFKYTNFLIDSFNAILQSNFALQDIFLPVGISFYTFQTMSYTIDIYRREIEPAKSFLDFTFFVCFFPQLVAGPIVRAKDFIPQIYKKITLTKEDASMALFLIIGGLLKKAVISDYISLNFVDRVFDAPNSYSAFENLMAVYGYTLQIYCDFSGYSDMAIGLALLMGFTLPINFRTPYQSQNITEFWRRWHISLSTWLKDYLYISVGGNRKGTFWGYFFPVVFFAATLFWGYKMYATTPLPLYISLGALVVFVLSIIVAKNKVKSLRSGFNQMTTMLLGGLWHGANLRFIVWGALHGLALAVHKTFVELFPTKDPEKKTIWRSIGSLVAILITFHFVAFCWIFFRSRDFDIALNIINNIYELTFNFEQWKTIIEGYRNVFILIAIGYIWHFFPKNMNEQLKNLFDSMPIVFKATIIALTFWVVYATASSDAQPFIYFQF, from the coding sequence TTGAACACATCAGCCTTAGTACAGTGGATTACTGATAACTTCACTTTTAACCCCCAACACCCGATGCTATTTAATAGCAGTCTGTTTTTGTCGTTATTTTTAGCTTTTTATTTTGTATATATATTTACCCGTAACCACGCTACTTTTCGTACCGTATATGTTACATTATTTTCACTATTTTTCTACTATAAGGCAGGTGGTAATTACTTTGTACTGCTTATTATATCTTCATTATTAGATTATTACTTTGCCAACCGAATATATAAAAGTCAAAACCAAGGTTGGCGTAAGTTTTTCTTAGCCGTAAGTATGGTTACCAATCTAGGTATATTAGGCTATTTTAAGTACACCAACTTTCTTATTGATAGCTTTAATGCTATTTTGCAAAGTAACTTTGCCCTACAGGATATCTTCTTACCGGTAGGTATTTCATTCTATACCTTCCAAACAATGAGCTATACTATAGATATATACCGCCGTGAGATAGAACCTGCTAAAAGCTTTTTAGATTTCACTTTCTTTGTCTGCTTCTTCCCTCAGTTGGTAGCAGGGCCTATTGTACGAGCTAAAGACTTTATCCCGCAGATATATAAAAAAATAACCCTTACTAAAGAGGATGCCTCAATGGCTTTATTTCTCATTATTGGCGGACTACTTAAAAAGGCTGTTATTTCCGATTACATATCACTTAATTTTGTAGATAGGGTATTTGATGCTCCTAATAGTTATAGTGCTTTTGAGAACCTAATGGCGGTATATGGCTATACCCTGCAAATATATTGTGACTTTTCTGGCTATTCCGATATGGCAATAGGTTTAGCCTTACTAATGGGCTTTACCCTGCCTATTAACTTCCGTACACCTTACCAATCACAGAATATTACTGAGTTTTGGCGCAGGTGGCACATCTCACTTTCTACTTGGCTGAAAGATTACCTATACATATCAGTAGGGGGAAATAGGAAAGGTACTTTTTGGGGTTATTTTTTTCCTGTTGTATTCTTTGCAGCAACTTTATTTTGGGGATACAAAATGTATGCTACCACACCTTTACCACTATATATTAGTTTAGGAGCCTTAGTAGTGTTTGTACTCTCTATAATTGTTGCTAAGAATAAAGTAAAGTCATTGAGAAGTGGCTTTAATCAAATGACTACTATGCTATTAGGAGGATTGTGGCATGGGGCAAATCTTCGCTTTATTGTTTGGGGAGCTTTACACGGGCTGGCACTCGCTGTACATAAAACCTTTGTAGAACTTTTCCCTACTAAAGACCCTGAGAAGAAAACGATTTGGCGCAGTATTGGCAGTTTGGTGGCAATACTTATTACTTTTCATTTTGTGGCTTTCTGCTGGATATTCTTCCGCTCGCGTGATTTTGATATAGCTCTAAATATAATCAATAATATTTATGAGCTTACTTTTAATTTTGAACAATGGAAAACTATTATTGAAGGGTATCGTAATGTATTTATACTAATAGCTATTGGTTATATATGGCACTTCTTCCCTAAAAATATGAATGAGCAACTCAAAAACTTGTTTGATAGTATGCCAATAGTGTTCAAGGCTACAATTATAGCTCTTACTTTTTGGGTGGTATACGCTACGGCTTCTAGTGATGCCCAGCCATTTATATATTTCCAATTCTAA
- a CDS encoding LysM peptidoglycan-binding domain-containing protein — protein sequence MKSFFITRRMIAVMLFMLTLSVYFSVNYTTAINMPKTSAAKANKRVPLEYNNFYNASALNPFFEKLVALDTFHDRKINIVHIGDSHIQADVMTNVMRVRLQEVFGNAGLGLVFPYSLIKTNGGKNVSFTSNIAWNGEKNSDLSGISGYALSTNKKNFVIELNLKNKDYAFNTLKIITPDNQRLFELATNVGKITTLTPSAPKSISHKVTKGETLYAISRKYHITVAQVQKANGLRSNNIRIGQVLHIPTKGKTTPPDTKVDMSNATILNGNSLYSYYAYDSLDVSDKIYLTPNAQSTSFTLNGIVLENNHNGIIYHTIGVNGAHFSDYNKSSRFFEQIKALSPDLIVISLGTNETFGRMSAERYDAEVTKFIETIRSSYGQCPILLTTPPPSLYKKKNPNPLCMEYANTLIDNSVKANYGVFDLYRALGGNEAMTRFIQEKLIADDRVHYTRDGYLEQGSLFYDALMSNYKNYKQQIKFPLKPYLN from the coding sequence ATGAAAAGTTTTTTTATAACAAGAAGAATGATAGCGGTTATGCTGTTTATGCTTACGCTCTCGGTATATTTTAGCGTGAACTACACTACTGCTATAAATATGCCTAAGACTTCAGCAGCTAAAGCCAATAAAAGAGTTCCACTTGAATATAACAACTTTTACAATGCCTCAGCTCTTAATCCTTTCTTTGAAAAACTGGTAGCTTTAGATACCTTTCACGACCGCAAAATTAACATAGTACACATTGGCGACTCCCATATCCAAGCCGATGTAATGACAAATGTAATGAGGGTACGCCTCCAAGAAGTATTTGGTAATGCTGGTTTGGGGTTAGTGTTCCCTTATTCACTTATCAAAACTAACGGAGGTAAGAATGTAAGTTTCACTTCCAATATTGCTTGGAATGGTGAAAAGAACTCCGATTTATCAGGTATTAGTGGTTATGCACTTTCTACTAATAAGAAGAATTTTGTAATAGAGCTGAATCTGAAAAATAAAGATTACGCTTTCAATACCCTTAAAATTATTACCCCCGATAACCAACGTCTTTTTGAGCTGGCTACCAATGTAGGAAAGATAACTACACTCACTCCTTCCGCTCCTAAAAGTATTTCACATAAGGTAACGAAAGGCGAAACCCTATATGCCATATCTCGGAAATATCATATTACTGTAGCCCAAGTACAAAAAGCAAATGGCTTAAGGTCAAATAATATACGTATAGGGCAGGTGCTGCATATCCCAACTAAAGGAAAAACCACACCTCCCGATACTAAAGTAGATATGAGCAACGCAACTATCTTAAATGGCAACTCCCTTTATAGCTATTACGCTTATGATAGTTTAGATGTATCTGATAAAATATACCTTACTCCCAATGCCCAAAGTACCTCATTTACTTTGAATGGTATAGTGTTGGAAAACAATCATAATGGAATTATTTATCACACCATAGGTGTTAATGGTGCTCATTTTTCCGATTATAATAAGTCATCTCGTTTCTTTGAGCAGATAAAAGCCTTATCTCCCGATTTGATAGTTATTTCATTAGGTACTAACGAAACCTTTGGCAGAATGTCAGCAGAGCGTTATGATGCCGAAGTTACTAAGTTCATTGAGACTATTCGCAGTAGCTATGGTCAATGCCCTATACTGCTTACTACCCCGCCACCTTCACTCTATAAAAAGAAAAATCCAAACCCTTTGTGTATGGAGTATGCCAATACCCTTATTGATAATTCTGTAAAGGCTAATTATGGAGTATTTGATTTATATAGGGCTTTAGGTGGCAATGAAGCTATGACTCGTTTCATTCAAGAAAAACTCATTGCAGATGATCGTGTACACTACACCCGCGATGGCTATTTAGAGCAAGGCTCTCTTTTTTACGATGCTTTAATGAGCAACTATAAGAATTATAAACAACAAATCAAATTTCCTTTAAAACCTTACTTAAATTGA
- a CDS encoding trimeric intracellular cation channel family protein: MEDFIKVLSEIDQIYLWDLIGTAVFGVSGVLVGLERRMDVFGMLILAFVTGVGGGTLRDIMIGSIPVFWMNNLTYILMIVISVVITVIFKKQFTEHWSKSLILFDTIGLGVFTIIGIEKALRFGLSPTIAIILGTMTGSFGGVIRDILANKLPAVFHKEIYATACIAGGTVYFLINSFVEHNLVIFITIMVVIAVRLLSLKYRWELPKF, translated from the coding sequence ATGGAAGATTTTATCAAAGTATTATCAGAGATTGACCAAATTTACCTTTGGGACTTAATAGGTACAGCAGTATTTGGCGTTTCAGGCGTATTAGTAGGCTTAGAACGCCGTATGGATGTATTCGGTATGCTCATTTTAGCCTTCGTAACAGGAGTAGGAGGGGGCACCCTACGTGATATTATGATAGGCAGCATACCCGTATTTTGGATGAATAACCTTACCTACATCTTGATGATAGTCATCAGTGTAGTAATAACCGTTATCTTCAAAAAACAATTCACCGAGCATTGGAGCAAATCACTAATACTCTTTGATACCATTGGGTTAGGAGTATTCACCATCATAGGGATTGAAAAAGCCCTACGCTTTGGCTTGTCACCTACCATAGCCATAATTTTAGGCACTATGACAGGTAGCTTCGGAGGCGTAATTCGTGATATATTGGCTAACAAGTTGCCCGCCGTTTTCCATAAAGAAATTTACGCAACAGCTTGTATTGCTGGCGGAACCGTTTACTTTCTAATTAATAGCTTTGTCGAGCATAACTTAGTGATATTCATTACTATAATGGTAGTAATAGCAGTCCGATTGCTATCCCTTAAATATCGTTGGGAACTGCCCAAATTTTAA
- a CDS encoding DUF4348 domain-containing protein: MKILLTITLFLLLFSCDNSVISFKKACNADTAKQTVTQLEEVKAKIEQIQSIAGENRTYWVQDSIQKDNKTYYRCQLLSRLPYTDVHIYTFVIPKEDCKQVFVQQKDGNWKPYTEIEQQTKQLKAAQKQFPTFFKQFTANMAFRQQHIDEPLLRFSVEKDGSVLLTEEEIITDDIHNLQTYTFTYYPHNVCCKNTESGVVYVFVPVADSWKLTEIWK; the protein is encoded by the coding sequence ATGAAAATCCTTTTAACAATTACCCTATTTCTACTCCTTTTTTCTTGTGATAATTCTGTTATTAGCTTTAAAAAGGCTTGTAATGCCGATACTGCAAAGCAAACAGTAACCCAGTTGGAAGAAGTAAAGGCTAAAATAGAACAAATACAAAGCATAGCAGGTGAAAATCGCACTTATTGGGTGCAAGATAGTATCCAAAAGGACAATAAAACGTATTATCGCTGCCAGCTACTCAGCCGTTTGCCCTATACCGATGTGCATATCTACACTTTTGTAATCCCTAAAGAAGATTGTAAGCAGGTATTTGTACAGCAAAAAGACGGTAACTGGAAACCCTACACCGAGATAGAACAACAAACAAAACAGCTAAAAGCTGCCCAAAAACAATTTCCTACTTTTTTTAAGCAGTTCACAGCCAATATGGCATTCAGGCAACAACACATAGATGAGCCTCTACTGCGTTTTTCAGTAGAAAAAGACGGCAGTGTATTACTTACCGAAGAAGAAATCATAACAGATGATATTCATAATCTACAGACCTATACATTCACTTATTACCCTCATAACGTGTGTTGTAAGAACACCGAAAGCGGCGTTGTTTATGTATTTGTGCCAGTAGCCGATAGTTGGAAACTTACAGAAATTTGGAAATAA
- the mtaB gene encoding tRNA (N(6)-L-threonylcarbamoyladenosine(37)-C(2))-methylthiotransferase MtaB, translated as MKKVAFYTLGCKLNFSETSTIARSFEEEGYQRVDFDDPADIYVINTCSVTENADKQFKQIVRKALKTNPKAFLAAVGCYAQLKPEELASVDGVDLVLGAKEKFNITQYIDDLTKNNEGVVHSCEISETDFYVGSYSIGDRTRAFLKVQDGCDYKCTYCTIPMARGISRSDTIENILNNAKKISDKGIKEIVLTGVNIGDYGKGEFGNKKHEHTFLELVQALDKVEGIERLRISSIEPNLIKDETIDFIAQSKTFVPHFHIPLQSGSNEILKKMKRRYLRELYVSRVAKIREVMPDACIGVDVIVGFPGETDEHFLETYYFLNDLDISYLHVFTYSERDNTEAVLMEGVVPDAVRAKRSKMLRGLSAKKRNAFYTSQLDKEKTVLFESDNKQGYIHGFTENYVKVKAPWDPALVNTLHKVKLTKIDVDGMVRFEFV; from the coding sequence ATGAAAAAAGTAGCATTTTATACCTTGGGGTGCAAACTCAACTTTTCCGAAACCTCTACCATTGCACGTAGCTTCGAAGAAGAAGGCTACCAGCGTGTAGATTTTGACGACCCCGCCGATATATATGTAATCAACACTTGCTCCGTAACCGAAAATGCCGATAAGCAATTTAAGCAAATCGTACGCAAAGCACTGAAAACTAACCCTAAAGCATTCTTAGCTGCTGTTGGATGTTATGCCCAGCTCAAGCCCGAAGAGCTCGCCTCTGTTGATGGAGTCGATTTAGTATTAGGAGCCAAAGAAAAGTTCAATATCACCCAGTATATCGATGATCTTACCAAAAATAACGAAGGCGTAGTACACTCCTGCGAGATTTCCGAAACCGATTTCTATGTAGGTAGCTACTCTATTGGCGATCGCACACGCGCTTTCCTAAAAGTGCAAGACGGCTGTGATTATAAGTGCACCTACTGCACTATCCCAATGGCTCGCGGTATTTCACGCAGTGATACTATTGAAAATATATTAAATAACGCCAAAAAAATCTCAGATAAAGGCATCAAAGAAATAGTACTTACAGGCGTAAATATAGGCGATTACGGCAAAGGTGAATTCGGCAACAAAAAGCACGAACACACCTTTCTAGAACTCGTACAAGCACTCGATAAGGTCGAAGGCATAGAACGCCTCCGCATCTCATCTATTGAGCCCAACCTTATTAAGGACGAAACAATCGACTTTATAGCACAATCCAAAACCTTTGTACCCCACTTTCATATCCCCCTACAGAGTGGTAGCAATGAAATCCTTAAAAAGATGAAACGCCGCTACCTGCGCGAGCTCTATGTCAGTAGGGTAGCCAAAATACGTGAAGTAATGCCCGATGCCTGCATAGGGGTCGATGTCATTGTAGGTTTCCCTGGCGAAACCGATGAGCATTTCCTCGAAACCTATTACTTCCTCAATGATTTGGATATCTCATACCTACACGTATTTACCTATTCCGAGCGTGATAATACCGAGGCAGTACTTATGGAAGGGGTAGTCCCCGATGCTGTCCGAGCCAAACGCAGCAAAATGCTACGCGGACTCTCAGCCAAAAAGCGCAACGCCTTTTATACCAGTCAGCTCGACAAAGAAAAAACCGTACTTTTTGAAAGTGATAACAAGCAAGGATACATACACGGCTTTACCGAGAACTATGTAAAAGTAAAAGCCCCTTGGGATCCTGCTTTAGTAAATACCCTCCACAAAGTAAAACTCACCAAAATAGATGTAGACGGAATGGTACGCTTTGAGTTTGTATAA
- the prmA gene encoding 50S ribosomal protein L11 methyltransferase — protein sequence MNYIEYTFTIAPMGVASEILVAELAEVGFESFVDTDNGLQAYIQEPLWNANILSDIQILKSDEFVITYTHQTIEQVNWNEEWEKHFEPITIENECTVRATFHPEAHTPYEIVIDPKMSFGTGHHETTYMMLQFLLKEELKGKKVLDMGCGTSVLAIMAAKRGAKEVLAIDVDEWCVENSTENVQRNGCEHIRVQLGNADSLANEKEFDVIIANINRNILLNDIPQYVPALKAGGKLLLSGFYKEDIPLIREKAEAYGLQYIENLERNKWVAVKFVKQA from the coding sequence ATGAATTATATAGAATATACTTTTACGATTGCGCCTATGGGCGTAGCTTCTGAAATATTGGTAGCAGAACTTGCTGAAGTAGGTTTTGAGAGCTTTGTAGATACAGACAACGGACTACAAGCCTACATACAAGAACCCCTTTGGAATGCTAATATACTCTCTGACATACAGATACTTAAGAGCGATGAGTTCGTGATTACTTATACGCACCAAACGATTGAACAGGTGAATTGGAATGAGGAATGGGAAAAACATTTTGAGCCTATTACAATAGAAAATGAATGTACCGTGCGGGCTACCTTCCACCCTGAGGCACATACGCCTTACGAAATAGTTATAGACCCTAAAATGAGTTTCGGGACTGGGCATCACGAAACGACTTATATGATGTTGCAATTTCTGTTAAAAGAAGAACTTAAAGGCAAGAAAGTACTTGATATGGGTTGTGGTACAAGTGTGCTTGCTATTATGGCAGCCAAACGTGGGGCTAAGGAAGTGCTTGCTATTGATGTGGATGAATGGTGTGTAGAAAACTCAACTGAAAACGTACAACGCAATGGCTGTGAACACATTAGGGTACAATTAGGCAATGCAGATTCATTGGCTAATGAAAAAGAGTTTGATGTTATTATTGCTAATATCAATCGTAATATTTTGCTGAACGATATACCTCAGTATGTGCCTGCCCTTAAAGCAGGAGGTAAGCTGCTATTGAGTGGTTTTTACAAGGAAGACATACCTCTTATTCGTGAAAAAGCAGAAGCATACGGGTTGCAATATATAGAAAACTTGGAACGCAATAAATGGGTGGCAGTAAAATTCGTGAAACAAGCCTAA